The following are from one region of the Pseudodesulfovibrio piezophilus C1TLV30 genome:
- a CDS encoding 4Fe-4S dicluster domain-containing protein, which produces MSKTILIDTSRCTACRGCQIACKEWHELPANKTYQVGWGSHQNPQDLNPNNYKLVRFSEHLDNGVVRWNFFPDQCRHCDIAPCKETGDMYIEEAIVQDEQTGAIVYTANTKGFTKEQFEEIRESCPYNIPRRHEETGIMAKCTMCNDRIHSGMPPVCVKSCPTGAMQFGDREEMLKLAESRLATLKKEWPDAMLADPDSVNVIYLLIDTAENYHKYAVAQAEMTPMSKQQFLATLARPFKAMKG; this is translated from the coding sequence ATGTCCAAAACAATACTGATAGACACCTCTCGCTGCACGGCATGTCGCGGGTGTCAGATAGCATGCAAGGAATGGCATGAACTGCCAGCCAACAAAACCTACCAAGTCGGCTGGGGAAGCCATCAAAATCCGCAAGACCTGAACCCCAACAACTATAAACTCGTGCGTTTCAGTGAACACCTCGACAACGGCGTGGTCCGCTGGAACTTCTTCCCCGATCAATGCCGCCATTGTGACATCGCACCATGCAAAGAAACCGGTGATATGTATATTGAGGAAGCCATCGTCCAGGATGAGCAGACTGGAGCCATTGTCTACACTGCCAATACCAAGGGATTCACCAAGGAACAGTTTGAGGAAATTCGGGAATCGTGCCCATATAATATCCCCAGACGCCATGAAGAAACCGGGATAATGGCCAAGTGTACCATGTGCAATGACCGCATCCATAGTGGGATGCCGCCGGTTTGCGTCAAGTCCTGCCCGACAGGAGCCATGCAGTTTGGCGACCGGGAAGAAATGCTCAAACTCGCCGAATCTCGCCTGGCCACACTCAAAAAGGAATGGCCCGACGCCATGCTGGCTGATCCTGATTCAGTCAACGTCATCTACCTGCTGATAGACACAGCTGAGAATTATCACAAATATGCCGTGGCACAGGCTGAGATGACTCCCATGTCCAAACAACAATTCCTGGCTACCCTGGCACGCCCCTTCAAGGCAATGAAAGGCTAA
- the fdnG gene encoding formate dehydrogenase-N subunit alpha produces the protein MKCDRRRFLKLTASSAAYLSLAQIGVSLTPIKSYAAGLKIDGAKEILTVCPFCSVSCFAIGYVKDGKLVSVEGDPDYPINEGSLCAKGAAMFTMTTSHHRVQKPMYRAPFSDKWEEKSWDWMIERIARKVKETRDKEFVSKNEAGQQVNRLESMFLMGTSHASNEECALTHQFARGLGVVHMDHQARVCHSSTVAALGESFGRGAMTNHWIDIKNADSILIMGSNAAEHHPISFKWVLRAKDKGATVMHVDPKFSRTSARSNFHVPLRSGTDIAFLGGMIKHIIDNEKYFKDYVVEYTNASLIVGKDFDFKDGLFSGFDPKTRSYDKSKWNLELDSQGIPKRDKSLQNPRCVFQLLKKHYSRYSLDKVAATTGVPEETLLRVYKTYTATGTATKAGTILYALGWTQHTVGVQNIRTSGIIQLLLGNIGIAGGGINALRGEPNVQGSTDHALLYHILPGYMAMPCGDWDTYDTYNKANTPISNDPESANWWQHKPQYFASLLKGWFGENATKANGFCYELLPKVDKGGDYSYLFMFDRMYQGKMTGGFFMGLNPMNSVPNTNKIRKAMDNLDWVVCAELHNSETTDNWHRPGVDPKDVKTEFFLLPSAHRLEKSGSVTNSGRWLLWHGQAVPPQYEARPFGEMYIPIMNKVRELYARESGTFPDPILKLDWPERYDPEDLCQRINGRFTHDTVVKGKKYSKGQQVPSFASLADDGSTSSLNWLYCGSWTEEGGNKCLRRDPKQTPMQKKIGLYPNWSWCWPVNRRILYNRASVDLEGNPFNPEKAVIAWKDGKWVGDVPDGGWPPMATGKGKYPFIMHQHGLGHLFGPGRQDGPFPEHYEPVETPVKSNLFSKQLNSPVYKFTSSAPDLLAKPADPKFPIVLTTYSLTEHWCGGGETRNVPNLLEAEPQLYVEMSPELAEEKDIKNGEVIIVESIRGKVEAVAMVTVRMRPLKVHGRIIHEIGMPYCFGWTTPGSGDSTNRLTPSVGDPNTTIPEYKASCVNIRKAKKTTELATP, from the coding sequence ATGAAATGTGACCGCCGAAGATTTTTGAAACTGACTGCCTCGTCGGCAGCGTATCTCTCCCTAGCTCAAATCGGGGTCAGCCTGACACCGATCAAAAGTTACGCTGCGGGACTGAAAATTGACGGAGCAAAGGAAATTCTGACTGTCTGTCCATTTTGTTCCGTGAGTTGTTTCGCTATCGGCTACGTAAAGGACGGAAAATTGGTCAGTGTCGAGGGCGACCCGGACTACCCCATCAACGAAGGCTCTCTTTGCGCCAAGGGTGCGGCCATGTTCACCATGACTACATCCCATCACAGGGTCCAAAAACCCATGTATCGAGCACCTTTCAGTGACAAATGGGAAGAAAAAAGCTGGGACTGGATGATCGAGCGCATTGCCCGCAAGGTCAAAGAGACTCGCGATAAGGAATTTGTCTCCAAAAATGAAGCGGGCCAGCAAGTCAATCGCCTGGAGTCCATGTTCCTGATGGGAACATCCCACGCCAGCAACGAGGAATGTGCGCTGACGCACCAATTTGCCAGAGGGCTCGGCGTGGTCCACATGGACCACCAGGCTCGCGTATGCCACAGTTCCACCGTGGCTGCTCTGGGAGAAAGTTTCGGCCGGGGTGCCATGACCAATCACTGGATCGACATCAAGAATGCCGACTCCATTCTGATCATGGGGAGCAATGCTGCGGAGCATCACCCGATTTCTTTCAAGTGGGTCCTCCGAGCCAAAGACAAAGGGGCCACTGTCATGCATGTGGACCCGAAATTCTCACGGACCTCGGCCCGCTCGAACTTTCATGTCCCCCTTCGTTCCGGCACGGACATCGCCTTCCTGGGTGGGATGATCAAACATATCATCGACAACGAAAAATACTTCAAGGATTACGTGGTCGAATACACGAATGCTTCACTCATCGTGGGCAAGGACTTCGATTTCAAGGATGGTCTGTTCTCTGGCTTCGACCCCAAAACTCGTTCCTATGACAAAAGCAAGTGGAACCTAGAGCTTGATTCCCAAGGCATCCCCAAACGCGATAAATCGCTTCAGAACCCACGTTGCGTCTTCCAGTTGCTCAAAAAACATTACTCCCGCTATTCCCTGGACAAAGTTGCTGCAACCACAGGTGTGCCAGAAGAGACTCTGCTCCGGGTATACAAGACCTATACCGCCACCGGGACAGCGACCAAGGCCGGAACAATCCTCTACGCACTTGGTTGGACCCAGCATACCGTGGGCGTGCAGAACATCCGTACTTCCGGCATCATTCAGCTCTTGCTGGGCAACATAGGCATTGCCGGGGGCGGTATTAATGCCCTTCGTGGCGAACCCAACGTCCAAGGGTCCACCGACCATGCTCTACTTTACCACATCCTTCCCGGCTACATGGCCATGCCGTGTGGGGACTGGGACACCTACGACACATATAATAAAGCCAACACGCCGATCAGCAACGATCCGGAGTCCGCCAACTGGTGGCAACACAAGCCTCAGTATTTCGCCTCCCTGCTCAAAGGATGGTTCGGAGAGAACGCAACCAAAGCCAATGGTTTCTGCTATGAACTTCTCCCCAAGGTGGACAAGGGAGGTGACTATTCCTACCTGTTCATGTTTGACCGCATGTACCAAGGGAAAATGACAGGCGGTTTCTTCATGGGACTCAATCCCATGAACAGCGTCCCCAACACCAACAAAATCCGCAAGGCCATGGATAACCTCGACTGGGTTGTCTGTGCCGAGCTGCATAATTCGGAGACTACCGACAACTGGCATCGCCCCGGTGTCGATCCCAAGGATGTCAAGACCGAGTTCTTCCTGCTGCCTTCTGCCCACCGTCTGGAAAAAAGCGGCTCCGTGACCAACTCCGGTCGCTGGCTCCTGTGGCACGGCCAAGCTGTTCCTCCTCAGTATGAGGCCCGCCCATTCGGGGAAATGTACATCCCGATCATGAACAAGGTGCGCGAACTCTATGCCAGGGAAAGCGGTACCTTTCCTGATCCGATACTCAAGCTTGACTGGCCGGAACGTTATGATCCTGAAGATTTGTGCCAACGTATCAATGGCCGATTTACCCATGACACAGTCGTCAAAGGCAAAAAATACTCCAAAGGACAGCAGGTTCCATCCTTCGCCTCCCTGGCGGATGACGGCTCAACATCCAGTTTGAACTGGCTCTACTGTGGAAGCTGGACCGAAGAGGGAGGGAACAAATGTCTGCGCCGTGACCCGAAACAGACCCCGATGCAGAAAAAAATCGGTCTCTATCCCAACTGGTCATGGTGCTGGCCGGTCAACCGCCGCATTCTCTACAATCGTGCTTCCGTGGACCTTGAAGGGAATCCGTTCAACCCGGAAAAAGCTGTTATCGCATGGAAAGATGGCAAATGGGTTGGAGACGTACCCGACGGCGGATGGCCGCCAATGGCAACGGGCAAAGGAAAATATCCCTTCATCATGCATCAGCACGGCTTGGGGCACCTCTTTGGGCCCGGCAGACAGGATGGTCCATTCCCGGAACATTACGAACCTGTGGAGACACCAGTAAAGAGCAATTTGTTCTCCAAGCAGCTTAACAGCCCTGTCTACAAGTTCACATCAAGCGCGCCGGATCTTCTCGCCAAACCAGCGGACCCGAAGTTCCCCATTGTACTCACTACCTACAGCCTCACCGAACACTGGTGTGGCGGTGGTGAAACCCGCAATGTCCCCAACCTGCTCGAAGCCGAGCCACAGCTCTACGTGGAAATGAGCCCGGAACTGGCAGAGGAAAAGGACATCAAGAATGGGGAGGTTATCATTGTCGAGAGTATCCGAGGTAAGGTTGAAGCCGTTGCCATGGTCACTGTCCGCATGCGCCCGTTAAAGGTTCACGGTCGAATCATCCATGAAATAGGTATGCCCTACTGCTTTGGCTGGACCACTCCGGGAAGCGGCGACTCCACTAACAGGCTGACACCTTCAGTGGGTGATCCCAACACGACCATTCCGGAATACAAGGCGAGTTGCGTGAATATTCGCAAGGCGAAAAAAACCACAGAGCTGGCCACCCCATAA
- a CDS encoding YgeY family selenium metabolism-linked hydrolase, whose amino-acid sequence MNTYSEVVEVCQRLIQAKSYSGEEGQVAKVLEETMIEFGFDQVDVDKYGNVVGTIYGKEDGPVQLYDAHMDTVPVPDASKWTHDPFGGAIEDGKVFGRGTSDMKGALAAMLVGARNFAQETDRHFKGTICVAGVCHEECFEGVAAREISKNHKPDYVVIGEASHLNLKHGQRGRAEVVIETFGKPAHSANPEHGVNAVYQMAEVINAVKLISPVVDENLGKGILVLVDVISSPYPGASVVPDYCRTTWDRRLLVGETKESVLGPVFETVSLLKEEHPNLNVKVSLSEAELICYTGEKIGDERFFPGWYYDKKEQFVASVFAALKKDGFDSVLTHYDFCTNGSHYAGEANIKTLGFGPSDEFLAHTIDEYIEIDQLDKAVKGYEIIMETLAVL is encoded by the coding sequence ATGAATACGTACAGTGAAGTTGTTGAGGTTTGTCAAAGACTCATCCAGGCCAAAAGCTATTCCGGTGAAGAAGGGCAGGTTGCCAAGGTTTTGGAAGAAACCATGATCGAGTTTGGTTTTGATCAAGTGGATGTCGACAAATACGGCAATGTGGTCGGCACCATCTATGGAAAGGAAGATGGGCCAGTCCAGCTTTATGACGCTCATATGGATACGGTGCCAGTGCCCGACGCGAGCAAGTGGACCCATGATCCTTTTGGCGGAGCGATTGAAGACGGCAAGGTCTTCGGGCGTGGGACTTCGGACATGAAGGGGGCTTTGGCCGCCATGTTGGTCGGGGCCAGGAATTTTGCCCAAGAGACTGACCGTCATTTCAAAGGGACGATCTGTGTGGCAGGAGTCTGCCACGAAGAGTGCTTTGAAGGTGTCGCAGCCCGTGAGATCAGTAAGAACCACAAGCCTGATTATGTGGTTATTGGTGAAGCTTCTCATTTGAATTTGAAACATGGTCAGCGTGGACGGGCAGAAGTGGTCATTGAGACATTCGGTAAACCCGCTCATAGTGCCAACCCTGAACATGGGGTCAATGCAGTCTATCAGATGGCTGAAGTCATCAATGCCGTGAAGCTGATTTCCCCGGTGGTTGATGAAAATTTAGGCAAGGGAATTCTTGTTTTGGTGGATGTCATTTCTTCTCCTTATCCCGGTGCTTCTGTGGTCCCTGACTATTGCAGGACGACATGGGATAGGCGTCTGTTGGTCGGAGAGACCAAGGAGAGCGTGCTCGGGCCGGTCTTCGAGACTGTGTCATTGCTGAAAGAGGAGCATCCGAATCTCAACGTGAAGGTCTCTTTGAGCGAGGCGGAACTCATCTGCTACACGGGTGAAAAAATCGGTGACGAACGGTTTTTCCCCGGTTGGTATTATGATAAAAAGGAACAATTTGTCGCCTCGGTTTTTGCTGCTTTGAAAAAAGATGGTTTTGACAGTGTTCTCACCCATTATGATTTCTGCACCAATGGCAGTCATTATGCAGGCGAGGCCAACATCAAGACTCTCGGCTTTGGACCTTCCGATGAATTTCTTGCTCACACCATCGATGAGTATATCGAAATTGATCAGCTGGACAAGGCTGTGAAGGGGTACGAGATCATCATGGAAACTTTAGCAGTTTTATAG
- a CDS encoding diaminopropionate ammonia-lyase has protein sequence MMFDIKNLTKEELRMKIKALKNGNQVLQAYEPELINDDVLNEVKTFHESFLEYRKSAMYSLDGLAEFVGVNQLFVKDESSRFNLNSFKVLGASYAVGKALANELGEPLCSLPFPEMKKRVHKELPHIKLAAATDGNHGRGVAWMGRQLGLPVFIFMPKGTTQARVDHILAEGAEATVTDLNYDETVRFVADKAKQENWLVIQDTAWEGYEDVPRWIMQGYSTIAQEFSADLGETIPTHVFIQAGVGAFAGVIAESLRTLYKEKCPKIILVEADVADCYYGSALKGADVTKTGDLITIMAGLACGEQNPLGNKILKQLTYGFISAPEWATANGMRILGNPLSGDTAVVSGESGAVGVGVLERIMKSPEYADLKAMLELNEKSTVLAFSTEGDTDPGVYRDVVWYGRYNEPEA, from the coding sequence ATGATGTTCGACATCAAGAATCTTACCAAGGAAGAATTGAGAATGAAGATAAAAGCTTTGAAAAACGGAAATCAGGTCCTGCAAGCCTATGAGCCTGAACTGATAAATGATGATGTCTTGAACGAAGTGAAGACATTTCATGAATCTTTCTTGGAATACAGGAAAAGCGCGATGTATTCGCTTGATGGCCTGGCCGAATTTGTTGGAGTGAATCAGCTTTTTGTCAAGGATGAATCCAGTCGGTTCAACTTGAATTCTTTCAAGGTGCTTGGGGCTTCCTATGCTGTTGGCAAGGCTCTTGCCAACGAGTTGGGAGAACCCCTTTGCTCTTTGCCTTTTCCAGAAATGAAAAAACGAGTGCATAAGGAACTTCCTCATATCAAACTGGCAGCAGCAACCGATGGCAACCATGGCCGTGGCGTCGCCTGGATGGGGCGACAATTGGGGTTGCCTGTCTTCATCTTCATGCCCAAGGGAACGACACAGGCCAGGGTGGATCATATCCTGGCTGAGGGAGCTGAGGCCACTGTCACCGACCTGAACTATGATGAAACCGTGCGTTTTGTGGCGGACAAGGCCAAACAGGAAAATTGGCTGGTTATTCAGGACACGGCCTGGGAAGGGTACGAGGATGTCCCTCGCTGGATCATGCAGGGATATTCCACCATTGCCCAGGAATTCAGTGCCGATCTGGGCGAGACCATCCCGACCCATGTTTTTATTCAGGCTGGAGTCGGTGCTTTTGCCGGTGTTATCGCTGAATCTCTGCGGACTCTTTATAAAGAAAAATGCCCTAAGATTATTCTCGTCGAGGCCGATGTGGCTGATTGCTATTACGGGAGTGCCTTGAAGGGCGCGGATGTGACCAAGACAGGCGATCTGATCACCATTATGGCCGGATTGGCCTGTGGTGAGCAAAATCCTCTTGGCAACAAGATCCTGAAACAGCTGACCTATGGGTTTATTAGTGCCCCGGAGTGGGCGACGGCCAATGGTATGCGAATTCTGGGTAATCCTCTTTCCGGTGACACTGCAGTGGTCAGCGGTGAGTCCGGGGCCGTTGGCGTGGGTGTGCTCGAAAGGATCATGAAGAGCCCTGAATATGCGGACCTCAAGGCCATGCTGGAATTGAACGAAAAATCAACTGTTCTGGCATTCAGCACCGAAGGAGATACTGATCCCGGAGTCTATCGGGACGTTGTCTGGTACGGTCGCTACAATGAACCCGAGGCATAA
- a CDS encoding amidohydrolase family protein, translating to MKNLIINVSTYDFQELKTDCFVLFEEKILATGRMSELDGVLAEWGVSRNDCNQTDGKGGFLLPGLVAAHTHLYSTFARGWLTPFDPHSFQDVLDQLWWKLDRFLGKDEVTLSALVGAGEFLKNGVTTIIDHHASGKLIKGSLSALKQGAVTEGGLRALFCFETSDRFDLDECMEENASFHTLQKAEGTGLCGGLFGMHASFSLSDDSLKRIAAASDSAPVHVHVAESREDVDWTREECGKTIMERFDHFGLLQSGSLIAHGVHMEEREFEILQERGCFLVFNPTSNMNNGVGLPPVKQTVDLGIPWMIGNDGLGFGMTRDYQNLLFTYQLVHGPGSFQLGWLAESINWTYEYVNTLLGCQIGRLQKGFDADFFIIPYQPITPLCEDNMLGHFFFGLLDNLRPSFVWSRGEMRVAEGRLADEDVYKYDEAHNCARKLWNEISN from the coding sequence ATGAAGAATCTCATAATCAATGTTTCCACCTATGATTTTCAGGAATTGAAAACAGATTGTTTTGTTCTGTTCGAGGAAAAAATTCTGGCGACCGGGCGCATGAGTGAACTTGATGGAGTTCTCGCGGAGTGGGGGGTGTCTCGAAACGACTGCAACCAGACAGATGGAAAGGGTGGCTTCCTGTTGCCCGGACTTGTGGCGGCGCATACCCATCTCTATTCCACTTTTGCACGGGGATGGCTGACTCCCTTCGATCCCCATTCTTTTCAGGATGTGCTTGATCAACTGTGGTGGAAACTCGATCGGTTTCTTGGGAAAGATGAGGTCACTTTGAGTGCGCTGGTGGGTGCAGGGGAATTCCTGAAAAACGGGGTGACCACAATTATTGATCACCATGCCAGTGGGAAACTCATCAAGGGGAGCCTGAGCGCCCTGAAACAGGGTGCTGTTACCGAAGGCGGTTTGCGGGCACTTTTTTGTTTCGAAACCAGTGATCGTTTCGATCTGGATGAGTGCATGGAAGAGAATGCTTCTTTTCATACCTTGCAGAAAGCGGAAGGGACGGGATTGTGTGGTGGGCTGTTCGGTATGCACGCTTCTTTCAGTTTGTCCGATGATTCCCTGAAAAGAATCGCAGCCGCTTCCGATTCTGCTCCGGTGCATGTCCATGTTGCCGAAAGCCGGGAAGATGTGGATTGGACTCGAGAAGAGTGCGGGAAGACCATCATGGAACGCTTCGATCATTTCGGGCTGTTGCAGAGCGGCAGCCTCATTGCTCATGGGGTCCATATGGAGGAGCGGGAATTCGAAATTTTGCAGGAGCGAGGCTGTTTCCTGGTTTTCAACCCCACGTCCAATATGAATAACGGCGTTGGTCTTCCCCCTGTCAAGCAGACGGTTGACCTCGGTATTCCCTGGATGATCGGCAATGATGGTCTGGGGTTCGGCATGACCAGAGATTACCAGAATCTGTTGTTTACCTACCAGCTTGTCCATGGTCCGGGTAGCTTTCAGCTTGGTTGGCTGGCAGAGAGCATCAACTGGACATATGAGTATGTGAATACTTTATTGGGCTGTCAAATTGGACGCTTGCAAAAGGGGTTTGATGCTGATTTTTTCATCATCCCTTACCAGCCTATTACCCCGTTATGTGAAGATAATATGCTTGGGCATTTCTTTTTTGGTCTTTTGGATAATTTGAGACCTTCTTTTGTGTGGAGTCGCGGAGAGATGCGGGTCGCTGAGGGACGCTTGGCCGACGAGGATGTCTATAAATATGACGAGGCGCACAATTGTGCCCGGAAATTATGGAATGAAATTTCAAACTGA
- a CDS encoding N-acyl-D-amino-acid deacylase family protein — protein MKKTALINGVIVDGTGGPSFKGDILIEGDRIIALKREGEAHEFRTQADLVIDALGQVVAPGFIDSHSHSDLQILLDPLLKPKLRQGITTEVLGQDGVAMAPLPGPFIDDWRKNIGGLDGDSDEMDWTYETIEGYLDRIRHSGSTSNSTYLVPHGNVRLSVLGFSEKKATGANIKAMCDEVRKGMEAGCVGLSTGLIYIPCAYGSTEELTEMCRVVAEYDGVFVVHQRSEANQILSSMDEIITIGRESGVRVHFSHFKICGKNNWEKIDEVLGKIDRAREEGIAVTFDMYPYTAGSTMLSALLPPWAHVGGTAKMLERLQSEAERHKIKAAILEKNSMWDNFVEFAGFDGIFVTSVVTQKNQFAIGKSLSEIAEIRQVDPLDGLFDLLVAEQNRVGMIDYYGKEEHLEVFCQREEMSVCTDGLLGGKMHPRAYGAFPRVISQFVKTKKILPLEEAVKRMTYNPARNYRLTDRGVVRKNAYADLIIFDPENFKDVGDFMQPDQFPTGLELVMVNGEVAYDGESYYPNGQGSVLLRGE, from the coding sequence ATGAAAAAAACAGCTCTCATTAACGGTGTCATCGTCGACGGTACGGGAGGCCCTTCGTTCAAGGGGGATATCCTCATCGAAGGAGACAGAATCATTGCTCTCAAGCGGGAAGGGGAAGCTCATGAGTTTCGTACCCAGGCGGATCTGGTTATCGATGCCCTTGGTCAGGTGGTCGCTCCCGGATTTATCGATTCCCATAGCCACAGTGATTTGCAGATTCTGCTTGATCCCCTGCTCAAGCCGAAGCTCCGCCAGGGGATCACGACTGAGGTCCTGGGGCAGGATGGCGTGGCCATGGCTCCGCTTCCAGGGCCGTTTATTGATGACTGGCGGAAAAATATCGGTGGTCTAGATGGCGATAGTGACGAAATGGATTGGACCTATGAAACGATAGAGGGGTATTTGGACCGTATCCGGCACAGCGGCTCAACCAGCAACTCCACCTACCTGGTACCTCATGGGAATGTTCGTCTGTCCGTTCTTGGGTTTTCCGAAAAAAAGGCCACAGGTGCCAATATCAAGGCCATGTGTGATGAAGTTCGAAAAGGAATGGAAGCCGGATGCGTGGGGCTGTCTACCGGGCTGATCTATATCCCCTGCGCCTACGGCTCGACAGAAGAATTGACCGAAATGTGCAGGGTGGTGGCCGAATATGATGGTGTTTTTGTGGTACACCAGCGGAGCGAGGCCAATCAGATCCTGTCTTCCATGGATGAAATCATCACTATTGGTCGCGAGAGTGGGGTACGGGTGCATTTTTCTCACTTCAAGATTTGCGGCAAGAATAATTGGGAGAAGATCGACGAAGTTCTGGGAAAAATTGATCGGGCCAGGGAAGAGGGCATTGCTGTCACTTTCGATATGTACCCTTATACCGCAGGCAGTACCATGCTGAGCGCGCTTCTGCCTCCGTGGGCCCATGTGGGGGGCACGGCAAAGATGCTGGAACGGCTTCAATCCGAAGCCGAGCGACACAAGATCAAGGCCGCCATTCTCGAGAAGAATTCCATGTGGGATAACTTTGTCGAGTTTGCCGGTTTTGATGGTATTTTCGTGACCAGTGTCGTGACGCAGAAAAATCAGTTCGCCATTGGTAAAAGTCTCTCTGAGATAGCGGAGATTCGCCAGGTTGATCCTCTGGATGGTCTTTTCGACCTTCTGGTAGCGGAGCAAAACCGAGTGGGGATGATCGATTATTACGGCAAGGAGGAACACCTGGAAGTATTCTGTCAGCGAGAGGAAATGTCTGTCTGCACTGATGGTTTGCTCGGTGGCAAGATGCATCCTCGGGCATACGGCGCTTTCCCCCGCGTTATTTCCCAGTTTGTGAAGACAAAGAAGATTCTCCCTCTTGAAGAAGCCGTGAAAAGGATGACTTATAACCCGGCAAGAAATTACCGGCTCACGGATCGGGGTGTTGTTCGAAAAAATGCCTATGCCGATCTGATCATTTTTGATCCTGAAAATTTCAAGGATGTCGGTGATTTCATGCAGCCTGACCAATTCCCTACCGGTCTTGAGTTGGTCATGGTCAATGGCGAGGTGGCCTACGATGGTGAGTCCTATTATCCCAATGGGCAAGGCTCTGTCTTGCTGAGAGGGGAATAG
- a CDS encoding dihydroorotase encodes MDLVVINGLVYREGRFEKTNVFIKDGIIEKIGKEPFKAATTYDAKGKWVLPGLIDPHVHFHLGVGETYSRDDFYTGSVLAAYGGVTTVIDFLNPSSGLDEMKAALAQRMLDAADCNIDFSFHPTIKGYDDPLEELSDFLIAQGVPSIKLFTTYSSTGRQTKDILLAKLCRESEKSGFTILIHAENNEMIDESPAALVAAHGFRRPPLSEISEVMKLAQVFEYAGGYGYIVHTNCGTTIEKLQEGFAQLLGEGRFLLESCPHYFQFDSAVYKGSRGYRYVMTPPLRPALEKEKLRAYIDDITTLATDHCPYREEEKDHACLDDIPNGIEGIPYTLPVLFNLFGAKVLSKMTHESAKVHGLYPRKGTIREGSDGDIAIFDPERSYTFGANMPWHEHLKRDGSVSPYFGVRGQGVICATFVRGSAVMIDEVFHENSGQFIRRKCR; translated from the coding sequence ATGGACCTTGTTGTCATCAATGGCCTTGTCTACAGGGAAGGCCGGTTCGAGAAAACCAATGTTTTCATAAAAGATGGCATTATTGAAAAAATAGGCAAGGAGCCTTTCAAGGCGGCCACGACTTACGATGCCAAGGGGAAATGGGTTTTACCTGGGCTTATCGATCCTCATGTTCATTTTCACCTGGGGGTTGGAGAAACGTATTCCCGAGATGATTTTTATACCGGCTCTGTTTTGGCTGCCTATGGCGGAGTAACGACTGTCATCGATTTTTTGAACCCGTCTTCCGGGCTTGATGAGATGAAAGCTGCCCTTGCCCAAAGGATGCTGGATGCTGCCGATTGTAATATCGATTTCAGCTTTCATCCGACCATCAAGGGGTATGACGATCCCCTGGAGGAATTGAGTGACTTTCTGATAGCTCAGGGGGTGCCGTCCATAAAGCTGTTCACGACCTATAGCTCCACGGGGCGGCAGACCAAAGATATTCTCTTGGCAAAATTGTGTCGGGAATCTGAGAAATCAGGATTTACCATCCTCATCCACGCTGAAAATAACGAGATGATAGACGAATCTCCGGCAGCTCTGGTTGCCGCCCATGGTTTTCGTCGACCGCCTCTCTCAGAAATAAGTGAAGTGATGAAGCTGGCGCAGGTCTTCGAATATGCGGGCGGGTATGGGTACATAGTGCATACCAACTGCGGGACTACCATTGAGAAGTTGCAAGAGGGGTTTGCACAGCTTTTGGGAGAGGGACGATTCCTGCTTGAAAGTTGTCCTCATTATTTCCAGTTTGACTCAGCCGTCTATAAGGGCAGTCGAGGGTATCGATATGTGATGACCCCGCCCTTGCGTCCGGCTCTGGAAAAGGAAAAATTGCGGGCGTATATTGATGATATTACGACCCTCGCGACTGATCATTGTCCCTACCGGGAAGAAGAGAAAGATCATGCCTGCCTTGATGATATTCCCAATGGAATAGAAGGAATTCCGTATACTCTTCCCGTCCTTTTCAATCTCTTTGGGGCAAAAGTGCTCTCCAAAATGACCCATGAAAGTGCCAAGGTTCACGGTCTCTACCCCAGAAAGGGAACCATACGGGAAGGAAGTGACGGTGATATAGCAATTTTTGATCCTGAAAGATCTTATACATTTGGCGCAAATATGCCTTGGCATGAGCACTTGAAGAGGGATGGCTCTGTTTCTCCTTATTTCGGGGTCCGGGGGCAAGGTGTGATCTGCGCAACATTTGTCCGAGGAAGTGCGGTCATGATTGATGAAGTCTTTCACGAAAATTCAGGTCAATTCATACGGAGGAAGTGCCGATGA